In a single window of the Cupriavidus basilensis genome:
- the cpaB gene encoding Flp pilus assembly protein CpaB, translating to MTSKQIRVLAIALLVLAALLALLAWRVARTPAKPAEPVAGSTQSYPVVVTVKPIEAGKPVPVDALKVEQLPINPAGAYTEVARVAGQVPLVGIGANVPVLESQLLAGLATQVKEGERAVAVAVDEVIGVGNQVQPGDFVDVFAVFRRDGQEIAGSQARMLLARLRVLAYGAGTVNEAVKPAPEQMMARREGAKTAVLAVPVANVGKLAIAQQTGRLLLALRNPDDPDVPTEGLFEDPAPVMQAKAQAKGGAPAAVLAPSDRAMAGVALSGIAGGARGDALPAKAAPSPVPAPSAIAQRAHGASSVAQNSVEMIRGGKREIE from the coding sequence ATGACCAGCAAACAGATCCGCGTGCTTGCCATCGCGCTGCTCGTCCTTGCCGCGTTGCTGGCGTTGCTCGCGTGGCGCGTGGCACGTACGCCGGCGAAACCAGCAGAGCCCGTGGCGGGAAGCACGCAGTCTTATCCGGTGGTGGTCACGGTGAAGCCGATTGAAGCCGGCAAGCCAGTCCCCGTCGATGCGCTCAAGGTAGAGCAATTGCCCATCAATCCGGCGGGTGCCTACACCGAGGTGGCCCGCGTGGCTGGCCAGGTGCCGCTGGTTGGCATCGGCGCGAATGTGCCGGTACTGGAAAGCCAACTGCTGGCGGGCCTTGCCACACAGGTCAAAGAGGGCGAGCGCGCGGTGGCGGTTGCGGTTGATGAGGTGATTGGCGTTGGCAACCAGGTGCAGCCGGGCGACTTTGTCGATGTGTTCGCGGTGTTCCGCCGCGATGGCCAGGAGATCGCAGGCAGCCAGGCGCGCATGCTGCTCGCGCGCCTGCGCGTGCTGGCCTATGGCGCCGGGACGGTCAATGAAGCCGTCAAGCCGGCGCCCGAGCAAATGATGGCGCGCCGCGAAGGCGCGAAGACCGCCGTGCTGGCGGTACCGGTGGCCAACGTCGGCAAGCTGGCTATCGCACAGCAAACCGGGCGCCTGTTGCTGGCCCTGCGCAATCCCGATGATCCGGATGTTCCCACCGAAGGCTTGTTTGAGGATCCTGCCCCGGTCATGCAGGCAAAGGCGCAGGCAAAAGGGGGGGCGCCAGCCGCAGTGCTGGCGCCATCCGATCGCGCAATGGCAGGCGTTGCACTATCAGGGATCGCAGGCGGGGCACGGGGTGACGCGCTTCCCGCCAAGGCAGCGCCATCGCCGGTCCCGGCACCCTCAGCCATCGCGCAGCGCGCCCATGGCGCGAGCAGCGTCGCGCAAAACAGTGTTGAGATGATCCGCGGCGGCAAGCGCGAGATCGAATGA
- a CDS encoding TadE/TadG family type IV pilus assembly protein, producing the protein MPLRGNHAVRTRSSGTAALEFAIVLPVFLAVVIGIVYFGIVLALQQTLTLAAEEGARAALRYPSGASANNAAATQALRVSAASTTALAVLPASISSVISTANIAQTVSCANPSGSVCVRVTLNLPSSAILPVIPGVPIPTTLTGSATVQLAPDT; encoded by the coding sequence ATGCCATTGCGGGGAAACCACGCCGTGCGGACGCGCTCGTCCGGAACGGCTGCGCTTGAATTTGCCATCGTGCTGCCGGTGTTTCTGGCCGTCGTGATCGGCATTGTCTATTTCGGCATCGTGCTGGCCTTGCAGCAGACGCTGACGCTTGCCGCGGAAGAAGGCGCGCGTGCAGCCCTGCGTTATCCCAGCGGGGCATCAGCCAATAACGCGGCTGCCACGCAGGCCCTGCGGGTGAGTGCGGCTTCGACGACAGCTCTGGCTGTGCTGCCTGCCTCCATCAGCAGCGTCATTTCCACCGCTAATATTGCGCAAACTGTTTCCTGCGCCAACCCGAGCGGCTCGGTCTGCGTCAGGGTGACGCTGAACCTTCCCTCAAGCGCGATCTTGCCGGTCATTCCTGGGGTACCCATTCCCACAACGCTGACTGGCAGCGCAACGGTGCAGCTGGCGCCTGACACATGA
- a CDS encoding A24 family peptidase, with amino-acid sequence MAIAALFCAVTIWTDLAYRKVPNAVLAATLVAVCLMLLFGHIPEPGLASRVFGFAIGLLVMLPVYALGRMGAGDVKFFAIAGLFTGPMGLVTVWVVGSLLALAHALLVRMQAGTVWAVWRDHFASLLHRGVGMSVPSAARHTAEERGIPYAAYLAIGLLVWMILGR; translated from the coding sequence GTGGCAATTGCCGCACTCTTCTGCGCGGTAACCATCTGGACCGACCTAGCTTATCGGAAAGTACCCAATGCCGTGCTGGCAGCCACCCTGGTGGCTGTCTGCCTGATGCTGCTGTTCGGGCATATTCCTGAGCCGGGACTGGCTTCGCGCGTATTTGGGTTTGCGATTGGCTTGCTGGTCATGTTGCCGGTCTATGCGCTGGGGCGCATGGGTGCGGGTGACGTCAAGTTCTTCGCGATAGCGGGTTTGTTCACCGGCCCAATGGGGTTGGTGACGGTATGGGTCGTCGGCAGCCTGCTGGCGCTTGCGCATGCATTGCTGGTGCGCATGCAAGCCGGCACGGTCTGGGCTGTATGGCGAGACCATTTCGCAAGCTTGCTGCACCGAGGAGTCGGCATGAGCGTCCCCAGTGCGGCTCGCCATACAGCGGAGGAGCGCGGTATTCCGTACGCCGCGTACCTTGCGATCGGCTTGCTGGTCTGGATGATTTTGGGAAGGTAG
- a CDS encoding Flp family type IVb pilin: MKNALARFLRDEQGATAIEYGLIAGLIAMGMIVGATALGNNLSTSFSNLGARILALLPAA; encoded by the coding sequence ATGAAAAACGCTTTGGCACGCTTTCTTCGGGACGAACAAGGAGCAACTGCAATCGAGTACGGGTTAATTGCAGGCTTGATTGCGATGGGCATGATTGTTGGTGCCACCGCACTTGGTAACAACCTTTCGACGAGCTTTTCCAACCTCGGAGCAAGGATCCTCGCGCTCCTTCCTGCCGCCTGA
- a CDS encoding collagen-like triple helix repeat-containing protein yields MKAHFAPMSSVTLACAAALLLLAGCSSGGSGSGASPSAVTPTTPPPNTPAATPDTTPTAKVTEGVGNTVVAAGNAVSDIGKQIQAAQVPLLPDATRNALGGVVVNAGNTVGALGVGVRDGLGKMGAVTDPLGITVSSTGNVVQKAGVTVSSAGDLVSSLGTGQLAPLGAVTTPVGGLVNQVGGAVTMAGGKLGEALSTGPVAQVTGSVSKVIVPLTTQVTTVAQTVGGATGLGAPLDKLLATLGNSVASGGSLLTNAQAPLVSSLGGVVTEAGKTVAGTGVLVHGNGTGGNPLGGLLNNLPLGGIAGGSSSGTGAGTAGVLAPVTGLLAGVTGGASAGTGTAGALGPLAGLLAPVTGVLSGARNAAAGAASTTSSTPNTPALTNLLGGLAR; encoded by the coding sequence ATGAAAGCGCATTTCGCCCCGATGTCATCCGTGACCCTCGCCTGCGCGGCCGCACTGTTGCTGCTGGCAGGTTGCTCCTCAGGCGGCTCCGGCAGCGGCGCCAGCCCCAGCGCAGTCACGCCGACCACGCCCCCTCCGAACACGCCGGCTGCGACGCCCGACACCACGCCTACCGCCAAGGTCACGGAAGGCGTGGGCAATACGGTGGTGGCAGCGGGCAATGCGGTGAGCGATATCGGCAAGCAGATCCAGGCTGCGCAAGTGCCGCTCCTGCCGGACGCCACGCGCAACGCGCTCGGCGGCGTAGTCGTAAACGCGGGTAACACGGTCGGTGCGCTAGGCGTGGGTGTGCGCGACGGCCTTGGCAAGATGGGCGCAGTTACCGATCCGCTTGGCATCACCGTGTCCAGCACGGGCAACGTGGTGCAGAAAGCCGGCGTCACGGTATCGAGCGCGGGCGATCTCGTGAGCAGCCTCGGCACCGGGCAACTGGCGCCGCTAGGCGCGGTGACCACGCCCGTGGGTGGCCTGGTCAATCAGGTTGGCGGCGCGGTGACGATGGCCGGCGGCAAGCTCGGCGAGGCGCTCTCGACCGGCCCCGTGGCGCAGGTCACGGGCAGCGTGAGCAAGGTGATCGTGCCGCTGACCACGCAGGTCACCACCGTTGCCCAAACGGTTGGCGGCGCCACCGGCCTTGGCGCGCCGCTGGACAAGCTGCTGGCAACCCTTGGCAACTCCGTGGCCAGCGGCGGCAGCTTGCTGACCAATGCCCAGGCCCCGTTGGTCTCCAGCCTCGGCGGTGTCGTGACCGAAGCCGGCAAGACCGTCGCGGGGACCGGCGTGCTGGTGCACGGCAACGGCACCGGCGGCAATCCGCTTGGCGGGCTGCTCAACAACCTGCCCCTGGGCGGCATTGCGGGCGGTTCCAGCTCGGGCACGGGCGCAGGCACTGCAGGCGTGCTGGCACCCGTGACCGGCTTGCTTGCCGGCGTGACGGGCGGCGCTTCCGCGGGCACGGGCACTGCCGGCGCACTGGGGCCCCTGGCCGGTTTGCTGGCACCGGTGACGGGTGTGCTGAGCGGCGCGCGCAACGCCGCAGCGGGCGCGGCTTCGACGACATCGAGCACGCCGAACACGCCGGCGCTGACCAATCTGCTCGGCGGCCTGGCTCGTTGA
- a CDS encoding collagen-like triple helix repeat-containing protein: MRTQQILITALLGSLLALGGCASGGGTTSMDTGSGAGTSNGGGTSAGTTGGTGTGGGTNAGTGGGSNGGNNGGNNGGNNGGNNGGNNGGNNGGNNGGNTAALTPTSKIVNQAGGIVTSAGNVVSDLGTQIKNTNLPILSTQSKDGLGGVVGSLGAAVSTLGNGVQNGLGNIPNATNPLGTTVASTGGAVSQVGNAVTNAGALVSGLGSGPLSPLAAVTTPVGSLVSQLGTAVNGAGAQLGTALSTGPVEQLTGGVSKLIVPLTSQLTSTTQTLGAATGLGAPVNNLLATLGGGLATAGNTIKQTNTPVVSGVGGIVAGAGSTVAALGGVVYNPSGTGTGNPLAPVTGLLGGLTGGLTGGSASGPLAPVTSLVSGLTGGLTGGLGGGSASSPLAPVTNLVSGLTGGLTGGLGGGSASSPLAPVTNLVSGLTGGLTGGLGGGSASSPLAPVTNLVSGVVSTVAGAAGGASGGGAGNVLAPVTGIVAGVTGGNGGNGASSGSGSGNNALAPVTGLVSGLLGGLGGKR, encoded by the coding sequence ATGCGGACTCAACAGATTCTCATCACGGCATTGCTCGGCTCGCTGTTGGCACTCGGCGGTTGCGCCAGCGGTGGCGGCACAACGTCCATGGATACCGGCAGTGGTGCGGGCACCAGCAATGGCGGCGGTACCAGCGCAGGCACCACCGGCGGCACCGGTACCGGTGGGGGCACCAACGCCGGCACGGGTGGTGGCAGCAACGGCGGCAACAACGGTGGCAACAATGGCGGGAACAACGGTGGCAATAACGGTGGCAATAACGGCGGTAACAATGGCGGCAATAACGGTGGCAACACGGCCGCGCTGACGCCGACCAGCAAGATCGTCAATCAGGCGGGTGGCATCGTGACCTCGGCCGGCAACGTGGTGAGCGATCTCGGCACGCAGATCAAGAACACCAACCTGCCGATTCTCTCGACCCAATCCAAGGATGGCCTGGGCGGCGTGGTCGGCTCACTCGGCGCCGCGGTCAGCACGCTTGGCAACGGCGTGCAAAACGGCCTGGGCAACATCCCTAACGCCACCAACCCGCTGGGCACCACGGTGGCTAGCACCGGCGGCGCGGTCAGCCAGGTGGGCAATGCCGTGACCAATGCCGGCGCGCTCGTCAGTGGCCTGGGCAGCGGTCCGCTGTCGCCCCTGGCAGCCGTCACCACGCCGGTGGGCTCACTGGTTTCGCAACTCGGCACCGCGGTCAATGGCGCGGGCGCCCAGCTCGGCACGGCCCTCTCGACCGGCCCCGTGGAGCAACTCACCGGCGGCGTCAGCAAGCTCATCGTGCCGCTCACCTCGCAACTCACCAGCACCACGCAGACGCTCGGCGCTGCCACCGGCCTGGGTGCTCCGGTCAACAACCTGCTGGCGACGCTTGGCGGCGGCCTGGCCACGGCGGGCAACACGATCAAGCAGACCAACACGCCGGTGGTATCGGGCGTGGGCGGCATCGTCGCCGGTGCGGGCAGCACGGTGGCCGCGCTTGGCGGCGTGGTCTACAACCCGAGCGGCACGGGTACCGGCAACCCGCTGGCGCCGGTCACGGGCCTGCTGGGCGGCCTCACGGGTGGACTGACTGGTGGTAGCGCAAGCGGCCCGCTGGCGCCCGTCACCAGTCTGGTCAGCGGCCTGACCGGTGGGCTCACCGGCGGCCTGGGTGGTGGTAGCGCAAGCAGCCCGCTCGCACCTGTCACCAATCTGGTCAGCGGCCTGACGGGCGGACTCACCGGCGGCCTGGGCGGTGGTAGCGCAAGCAGCCCGCTCGCACCTGTCACCAATCTGGTCAGCGGCCTGACCGGTGGGCTCACCGGCGGCCTGGGTGGCGGTAGCGCAAGCAGCCCGCTCGCGCCTGTCACCAACCTGGTCAGCGGCGTGGTGAGCACGGTTGCCGGCGCAGCCGGCGGTGCCTCGGGTGGCGGCGCAGGCAATGTGCTGGCACCGGTTACCGGCATCGTCGCGGGCGTCACCGGCGGCAATGGCGGCAATGGCGCGAGCAGCGGCAGCGGCTCGGGCAACAACGCCCTGGCGCCGGTTACCGGCCTCGTGAGTGGCTTGCTGGGCGGCCTCGGCGGCAAACGCTAA
- a CDS encoding ShlB/FhaC/HecB family hemolysin secretion/activation protein has product MTHTHLRVATLLLGIGACNSVLAEPRSPILGDPTQTLPSIAPARPPESNVTVQVERPDSALQNLLTSKLTPQRFQIEGVKAIPFAEIAAKFAPLAGKEITVGQLLAVANEVTQMYQQRGFPLSFAFVPTQSFENGNVLVTVVEGHVSTITIRGEAGPAEGRLRAIAEQLMQDQPLRRETFEHYVNVLALQPGVQVAATVQPPQTTDGACEMVLEVKRKPFTFGMGLDYKDPSVRGIFTATTNSLTPLGEQISVSALAPRGPDHEEYYVASYGQPIGTEGMMARLSASHYRGVPQNGTLAQIGFDTRYVNDTKRLGGTLSYPVILNNAHSLTATGGLYANDQFERYTQSGTGSQIALTTHVRVLSAELAYVQRQEGQTRSATLGVYKGMNALGASRENNVNDLDFVRSRLVVSQATDLPWGFGVAVSAAGQYSGQRLASSEQISFGGRFFGLGYPAGEVAGDKGWGASAEINRLFTPGLTYLKTVQPYVLTDMARVYSNSLSLVHRTLQSVAIGLRFSDRRYYTLDVSVAQPVGDKPTNAARRSPRLNATYSYQFE; this is encoded by the coding sequence ATGACGCACACACACCTGCGTGTTGCCACGCTGCTGCTCGGCATCGGCGCCTGCAACAGTGTCCTTGCGGAGCCACGCAGCCCGATCCTGGGCGATCCCACGCAAACCTTGCCTAGCATCGCGCCCGCGCGCCCGCCCGAGAGCAATGTCACCGTGCAGGTCGAACGCCCGGACTCCGCGCTGCAAAACCTGCTCACCAGCAAGCTCACGCCGCAGCGATTCCAGATCGAAGGCGTGAAGGCGATCCCATTCGCGGAGATCGCAGCCAAGTTCGCACCGCTGGCCGGCAAGGAAATCACGGTGGGCCAGCTGCTGGCGGTGGCGAATGAAGTCACCCAGATGTACCAGCAACGCGGCTTTCCGCTGTCCTTCGCCTTTGTCCCGACGCAGAGCTTCGAAAATGGCAATGTGCTGGTCACGGTGGTGGAGGGCCATGTTTCCACCATCACGATCCGCGGCGAAGCGGGCCCGGCCGAAGGCCGCCTGCGCGCCATTGCAGAGCAATTGATGCAGGACCAGCCGCTGCGCCGCGAGACCTTCGAGCATTACGTCAACGTGCTGGCGCTGCAGCCCGGCGTGCAGGTGGCCGCAACCGTGCAGCCGCCACAGACCACGGACGGCGCCTGCGAGATGGTGCTCGAGGTCAAGCGCAAGCCTTTTACGTTTGGCATGGGCCTGGATTACAAGGATCCGAGCGTGCGCGGCATCTTCACCGCCACCACCAACAGCCTGACGCCGCTGGGCGAACAGATATCGGTCTCCGCACTGGCGCCCCGGGGCCCGGACCACGAGGAGTACTACGTCGCCAGCTACGGCCAGCCGATCGGCACCGAGGGCATGATGGCCCGCCTGAGCGCCTCGCATTACCGTGGCGTGCCGCAGAACGGCACGCTGGCGCAGATCGGCTTCGATACGCGCTACGTGAACGATACCAAGCGCCTCGGCGGCACGCTCAGCTATCCGGTGATCCTCAACAACGCGCACTCGCTCACGGCTACCGGCGGCCTCTATGCCAACGACCAGTTCGAGCGCTATACGCAGTCGGGCACGGGCAGCCAGATCGCGCTGACCACCCATGTGCGCGTGCTGAGCGCGGAACTCGCCTACGTGCAGCGGCAGGAAGGCCAGACCCGCAGCGCCACGCTAGGCGTCTACAAAGGCATGAACGCGCTTGGCGCGAGCCGTGAGAACAACGTCAACGACCTGGACTTCGTGCGCAGCCGGCTGGTGGTGTCGCAGGCCACCGACTTGCCCTGGGGCTTCGGCGTGGCGGTATCCGCGGCGGGCCAGTACAGCGGGCAGCGCCTGGCGTCGAGCGAGCAGATCAGCTTTGGCGGCCGCTTCTTCGGGCTCGGCTATCCGGCTGGCGAGGTGGCGGGCGACAAGGGCTGGGGCGCGTCGGCTGAGATCAACCGCCTCTTTACGCCTGGCCTGACCTACCTGAAGACCGTGCAGCCTTACGTGCTGACAGACATGGCGCGCGTGTACTCGAACAGTTTGTCGCTGGTGCACCGCACGCTGCAGTCGGTGGCCATCGGCCTGCGCTTCTCGGACCGGCGCTACTACACGCTGGATGTCTCGGTGGCGCAGCCGGTTGGCGACAAGCCGACCAATGCCGCGCGCCGGTCACCGCGCCTGAACGCAACTTACTCCTACCAGTTTGAATAG
- a CDS encoding TonB-dependent receptor produces MAAGPFFDAMAAYQLNKNVTQQLNVMNLADKVYYNQAYPAHYASIAPGRAAVFNVNLRY; encoded by the coding sequence TTGGCGGCCGGCCCTTTCTTCGACGCCATGGCGGCCTACCAGTTGAACAAGAACGTGACGCAGCAGCTCAACGTGATGAACCTCGCCGACAAGGTCTATTACAACCAGGCCTACCCGGCGCACTACGCATCGATTGCGCCCGGGCGCGCCGCCGTTTTCAACGTCAACCTGCGCTACTGA
- a CDS encoding TonB-dependent receptor: MAVAAAPVAAQSAGTTVAAAELPAVTVSGANESGFKADTASSIKTPAALLDTPKSITIIPQEVIQSTGSTSLSDVLRTVPGISFGAGEGGNPVGDRPFIRGYDAQASTFLDGFRDIGSQSRELFNVESVEVTKGPAGAYDGRGSAGGSINIVSKAPKLTSFAEGNIGVGNADYKRATVDGNWKFADHAAFRLNAMYHDAGVAGRDTTHQNRWGFAPSVAFGLGTDTRLTLSYYHMQSDDIPDTGIPYNNPTFNPRTDGRPRLSVAGDGSPVNVPRNTYYGLSDRDFRKDKADMGTIRFEHDFSPALKFRNQTRIAKTSQDYIWTQPDDSQGNLYYGMIWRRTNTRVATANTIANQTDLSGEFATGAIKHKYAFGVEFAQEKSENDSYNVATGSNRCPSGPGAAGGYNCTTLYNPNPNDPWAGAISRVNNPTNSKTNTSSVYAFDSIELNKQWLLNAGVRFDRYSTEFQAARAANGTRAEYSRDDNLFNYQLGVVYKPVDNASFYVSYGTSSTPAGSFLAQGSDGNALAPDRAGNRGDQLAPEKNRSFEIGTKWDVLRKRLALTAAIFRVETTNARITQQDGTAVMGGDKRVDGVELGFSGNVTDKWAVFGGYTHLKSELRKNGGTGVAFGATDGQSFPNTPADSFSVWSTYQIIPNLTVGGGAYYVSKVWGSEATNKWVPSYWRFDAMASYRINKNVAVQLNVFNLADKVYYNQAYASHYASIAPGRSGVLSLNVRY; encoded by the coding sequence ATGGCGGTAGCAGCCGCACCGGTGGCTGCCCAATCGGCCGGCACCACCGTTGCCGCCGCGGAATTGCCCGCGGTAACCGTCAGTGGCGCCAACGAAAGCGGCTTCAAGGCCGACACCGCATCGTCGATCAAGACGCCCGCCGCCCTGCTCGATACACCCAAGTCGATCACCATCATTCCGCAGGAAGTGATCCAGAGCACCGGCTCGACCAGCCTTAGCGATGTGCTGCGTACGGTACCCGGCATCTCCTTCGGCGCCGGCGAAGGCGGCAACCCGGTTGGCGACCGGCCCTTTATCCGTGGCTACGATGCGCAGGCCAGCACCTTCCTGGATGGCTTCCGCGACATCGGCTCGCAAAGCCGCGAGCTGTTCAACGTCGAATCCGTCGAGGTTACCAAGGGCCCGGCCGGCGCCTACGACGGCCGCGGCTCGGCCGGCGGCAGCATCAATATCGTCAGCAAGGCGCCCAAGCTGACCAGCTTCGCCGAAGGCAACATCGGCGTCGGCAATGCGGACTACAAGCGCGCCACGGTCGACGGCAACTGGAAGTTCGCCGACCACGCGGCCTTCCGCCTGAATGCCATGTATCACGATGCCGGCGTCGCCGGGCGCGATACCACGCACCAGAATCGCTGGGGCTTTGCTCCCTCCGTGGCCTTCGGCCTGGGTACCGACACGCGCCTGACGCTGTCCTACTACCACATGCAGTCGGACGATATCCCCGACACCGGCATCCCGTACAACAACCCCACCTTCAATCCCCGCACCGACGGCCGCCCGCGCCTGAGCGTTGCCGGCGACGGCTCGCCGGTGAACGTGCCGCGCAACACCTACTACGGCTTGTCCGATCGCGACTTCCGCAAGGACAAGGCCGACATGGGTACCATCCGCTTCGAGCACGATTTCAGCCCCGCGCTCAAGTTCCGCAACCAGACCCGTATTGCCAAGACCAGCCAGGACTACATCTGGACCCAGCCGGACGACAGCCAGGGCAATCTGTACTACGGCATGATCTGGCGCCGCACCAATACGCGTGTGGCCACCGCCAATACCATTGCCAACCAGACCGACCTGTCGGGCGAGTTCGCCACCGGCGCGATCAAGCACAAGTACGCCTTCGGCGTGGAGTTCGCGCAGGAAAAGAGCGAGAACGACAGCTACAACGTCGCGACCGGCAGCAACCGCTGCCCGAGCGGCCCGGGCGCTGCCGGCGGCTACAACTGCACCACGCTCTACAACCCGAACCCCAACGACCCATGGGCGGGCGCCATCAGCCGCGTGAACAACCCGACCAACTCGAAGACCAACACCAGCTCGGTCTACGCCTTCGACTCGATCGAGCTGAACAAGCAGTGGCTGCTCAATGCCGGCGTGCGCTTTGACCGCTACAGCACCGAGTTCCAGGCCGCCCGCGCCGCCAATGGCACCCGCGCCGAGTACTCGCGTGACGACAACCTGTTCAACTACCAGTTGGGCGTGGTGTACAAGCCGGTGGACAACGCCAGCTTCTACGTCTCCTACGGCACCTCGTCGACCCCGGCCGGCTCCTTCCTGGCGCAGGGCAGCGACGGTAACGCATTGGCGCCGGACCGTGCCGGCAACCGTGGCGACCAGCTCGCCCCCGAGAAGAACCGCTCCTTCGAAATCGGCACCAAGTGGGACGTGCTGCGCAAGCGCCTGGCACTGACGGCGGCGATCTTCCGCGTGGAAACCACCAATGCGCGCATCACGCAGCAGGACGGCACCGCGGTGATGGGCGGCGACAAGCGGGTGGATGGCGTGGAACTCGGCTTCTCCGGCAACGTGACCGACAAATGGGCCGTGTTCGGCGGCTATACCCACCTGAAGAGCGAGCTGCGCAAGAACGGCGGTACCGGCGTTGCTTTCGGCGCGACCGATGGCCAGTCCTTCCCCAACACGCCGGCGGACAGCTTCAGCGTGTGGAGCACGTATCAGATCATCCCCAACCTCACGGTAGGCGGCGGTGCGTACTACGTCTCCAAGGTGTGGGGCAGCGAAGCCACCAACAAGTGGGTGCCCTCGTACTGGCGCTTTGATGCGATGGCCTCGTATCGCATCAACAAGAACGTGGCGGTGCAGCTCAATGTGTTCAACCTGGCCGACAAGGTCTATTACAACCAGGCCTACGCCAGCCACTACGCATCGATCGCTCCCGGACGCTCCGGTGTCCTGAGCCTCAACGTGCGCTATTAA
- a CDS encoding tetratricopeptide repeat protein — protein METPETLDALATLPFRIASPGELDQLGPNGLADKLREPPHLALPWLGGAAVQGNLDAQMILGQWFLAGHGVERDEARAFAWFKHAAHAGHAGASNMTGRCYENAWGTPQDDHAAAQWYTLAAQRGSDWGMYNLATALVLGRGIAASRSQALDWYLLAADMGHAKSLNIVGGFYEDGWEVERNAAVAMDYYRRAAEGGDFRGQFNYARALALCGQEQEAIRWVRQVPRSANAPFIDKMLAFLRDAPDVALNQLYRHADDAAQLSSRETQSSA, from the coding sequence ATGGAAACACCGGAAACACTGGACGCACTGGCCACACTCCCATTCCGCATCGCCTCTCCCGGAGAGCTTGACCAGCTTGGCCCCAACGGCCTGGCCGACAAGCTGCGCGAGCCGCCACACCTGGCGCTGCCCTGGCTGGGCGGCGCCGCCGTGCAAGGCAACCTCGATGCGCAGATGATTCTCGGCCAGTGGTTTCTCGCAGGCCACGGCGTCGAGCGCGACGAAGCCCGCGCCTTCGCATGGTTCAAGCACGCCGCGCACGCCGGTCATGCCGGGGCCTCGAACATGACTGGCCGCTGCTACGAAAACGCCTGGGGCACGCCGCAGGACGATCACGCGGCAGCGCAGTGGTACACGCTCGCGGCGCAGCGCGGCTCCGACTGGGGCATGTACAACCTGGCAACCGCGCTGGTGCTTGGCCGCGGCATTGCCGCCAGCCGCTCGCAAGCGCTCGACTGGTATCTGCTGGCCGCCGACATGGGGCACGCCAAGTCGCTCAATATCGTGGGCGGCTTCTACGAGGACGGCTGGGAAGTAGAACGCAACGCGGCCGTGGCAATGGACTACTACCGCCGCGCCGCCGAAGGCGGCGATTTTCGCGGCCAGTTCAACTACGCCCGCGCGCTGGCGCTATGCGGCCAGGAACAGGAGGCCATCCGCTGGGTACGGCAAGTGCCGCGCTCCGCCAATGCGCCGTTCATCGACAAGATGCTCGCCTTCCTGCGCGACGCGCCCGACGTGGCGCTGAACCAGTTGTATCGCCACGCGGACGATGCCGCGCAGCTCAGCTCACGCGAAACCCAATCTTCAGCGTGA
- a CDS encoding dodecin — translation MSNHTYKLVEIVGSSPDGCDAAIRSAIEKASETIKHIDWFEVVETRGHIADGKVAHFQVTLKIGFRVS, via the coding sequence ATGTCAAACCACACCTACAAACTGGTCGAGATCGTAGGCTCGTCGCCGGACGGCTGCGACGCGGCGATCCGTAGCGCCATCGAGAAGGCGAGCGAGACCATCAAGCATATCGACTGGTTCGAAGTGGTTGAGACACGCGGGCACATCGCGGACGGCAAGGTCGCGCACTTCCAGGTCACGCTGAAGATTGGGTTTCGCGTGAGCTGA